The genomic stretch AAAGATACGGAAAAATAAGTTGCACAACAGAATAGCAGAGAATAAACAataaacaacaaaacaaaattttcaatctttttagtTTCGCTTAGTTTGTAGCATGATAAATACATGATCTCATAGAATAACAGTAAAGAACACTATTGCTATAAAGAGATCTTAAACACTAAATCTGTAAGCTATAACTAGGAATATCAACTAAAGAATCAATATAGTGGAATTCAAAAAGATGATAGCAATTGCAAAAATCGAAAGtgcaaaattaattaatgttatgGCATGCCAAAGTCCTCTGACCCAACAAACACAAAATTTACAAAACTATGATACGTATTCAGCAACAATGAGATGTAATTTCAATTTGAGTTGATGTATCTTACCTTCTTTTATCAATTCAATAAGCCTCTAGCAACCATTTCCCAAAGAAGTTTCTCGGCCATGTcattctcatctttttcaaacaaaGCACGAATAACAGTTTCAAAAGTCACAGCATTTGGTAAGCAACCATTGCCTTCCATTTTTGACAAGAGTGCCAATGCTTCTTCAAACAAGCCCTCTTTGCAGAACCCATTGATAATAATATTGTATGTCCTCACATTTGGACCATAGCCTTTCTCGGAAAGATCTTGAAAAATCTCTATTGCATCTATAAGTCTTCCACTTTTGCACAGCCCATCTATAAgtatgttgtatgtatatatatcaGGATCAATGCCACTCTCTTTCATTTCCTTGAATAACATAAGTGCCTTGTCAACTCGTTTGATATTGAACATCCCATCCAACAAGGAATTGTAAGTGACTACATTAGTAGGTTGACCTCTTTCATGCATCTCGAAAAGAAGGTCCAAAGCACAAGAgattctctttgatttgctcaAGCCATCAATAAGAGTGTTGTAAGTTACCGTGTTTGGAACTAAGTACTTACGACGCATTTCTTCAAAGAGATTCAAGGCTTCATCAACCATTTTAATTTTGCAGAAGCCATTAACCATGATATTGTAACTTTGAACATCAAGTGACTCTCTACTTTGGGCCATTGTGTTGAATACATATTTTGCCTTATTTACCTGATTAACCAAACAATATCCATCCATTAGGCTGTTATAAGTAACTACATCTGGTTTCACACCACGTCTTGCCATTACAGCCAATACACTCTTAGCATCTTTGATCTTTCCTTCCTTGCATAGCCCATCAATCAAAGTATTATAGGTATAAACATCAGGAGTAATGTTTATGAGAATCATATCATTTAGCAAAATTAGAGTGTTGTACGTGATAACATTGGGAGAAATTTCCTTAGCAAGCATTTCAGAATATAAATGAAAAGCATCACTTACAAGCGTAACTTTGCATAGGCTATCAATAATTGGGTTGTACATTACGACATTAGGAACAATTCCATGCTGTGGGATCTTTCTCAACACTTGAATAGCAGCTGATGTGTGTCCAATCTTACACAGCCCATTGATCAAGGTCCCATAAGTGACTTGGTCGAAGTGAAATCCATAAGCCAGCACTGTGGCATGAAAGTGCAGTGCTTTTTCAACATTCCCACAGAGACAGAGGCCTTTCAGGATTGTTGTCAACGTTACAGCATCAGGCTGAAAACCCATCCTGAAAATCTTGGCGAAAGCAGAGAAAGCAAGCGTCATACGACTCATGCCGCAACAACAATTGATTAAGATGTTCAAAGTAAACAAGTTGGGAGCGATTCCCCTGGCTTGCAATTGCTGAAAAAGGGAGATGGCGGTGGGGAAATGGTTGGTCTTGGCAAGAG from Arachis stenosperma cultivar V10309 chromosome 9, arast.V10309.gnm1.PFL2, whole genome shotgun sequence encodes the following:
- the LOC130947572 gene encoding pentatricopeptide repeat-containing protein At5g41170, mitochondrial-like isoform X2 produces the protein MLSLFSSSPIKLRSAFQFSNSVPHSALRLCFPSTSSLHSHSQPQSLDEAVDSFTRMLSMRPPPSIIQFTKILGSLAKTNHFPTAISLFQQLQARGIAPNLFTLNILINCCCGMSRMTLAFSAFAKIFRMGFQPDAVTLTTILKGLCLCGNVEKALHFHATVLAYGFHFDQVTYGTLINGLCKIGHTSAAIQVLRKIPQHGIVPNVVMYNPIIDSLCKVTLEGKIKDAKSVLAVMARRGVKPDVVTYNSLMDGYCLVNQVNKAKYVFNTMAQSRESLDVQSYNIMVNGFCKIKMVDEALNLFEEMRRKYLVPNTVTYNTLIDGLSKSKRISCALDLLFEMHERGQPTNVVTYNSLLDGMFNIKRVDKALMLFKEMKESGIDPDIYTYNILIDGLCKSGRLIDAIEIFQDLSEKGYGPNVRTYNIIINGFCKEGLFEEALALLSKMEGNGCLPNAVTFETVIRALFEKDENDMAEKLLWEMVARGLLN
- the LOC130947572 gene encoding pentatricopeptide repeat-containing protein At1g62670, mitochondrial-like isoform X1, encoding MLSLFSSSPIKLRSAFQFSNSVPHSALRLCFPSTSSLHSHSQPQSLDEAVDSFTRMLSMRPPPSIIQFTKILGSLAKTNHFPTAISLFQQLQARGIAPNLFTLNILINCCCGMSRMTLAFSAFAKIFRMGFQPDAVTLTTILKGLCLCGNVEKALHFHATVLAYGFHFDQVTYGTLINGLCKIGHTSAAIQVLRKIPQHGIVPNVVMYNPIIDSLCKVTLVSDAFHLYSEMLAKEISPNVITYNTLILLNDMILINITPDVYTYNTLIDGLCKEGKIKDAKSVLAVMARRGVKPDVVTYNSLMDGYCLVNQVNKAKYVFNTMAQSRESLDVQSYNIMVNGFCKIKMVDEALNLFEEMRRKYLVPNTVTYNTLIDGLSKSKRISCALDLLFEMHERGQPTNVVTYNSLLDGMFNIKRVDKALMLFKEMKESGIDPDIYTYNILIDGLCKSGRLIDAIEIFQDLSEKGYGPNVRTYNIIINGFCKEGLFEEALALLSKMEGNGCLPNAVTFETVIRALFEKDENDMAEKLLWEMVARGLLN
- the LOC130947572 gene encoding pentatricopeptide repeat-containing protein At1g12300, mitochondrial-like isoform X3 encodes the protein MLSLFSSSPIKLRSAFQFSNSVPHSALRLCFPSTSSLHSHSQPQSLDEAVDSFTRMLSMRPPPSIIQFTKILGSLAKTNHFPTAISLFQQLQARGIAPNLFTLNILINCCCGMSRMTLAFSAFAKIFRMGFQPDAVTLTTILKGLCLCGNVEKALHFHATVLAYGFHFDQVTYGTLINGLCKIGHTSAAIQVLRKIPQHGIVPNVVMYNPIIDSLCKVTLVNKAKYVFNTMAQSRESLDVQSYNIMVNGFCKIKMVDEALNLFEEMRRKYLVPNTVTYNTLIDGLSKSKRISCALDLLFEMHERGQPTNVVTYNSLLDGMFNIKRVDKALMLFKEMKESGIDPDIYTYNILIDGLCKSGRLIDAIEIFQDLSEKGYGPNVRTYNIIINGFCKEGLFEEALALLSKMEGNGCLPNAVTFETVIRALFEKDENDMAEKLLWEMVARGLLN